Proteins encoded together in one Lathyrus oleraceus cultivar Zhongwan6 chromosome 5, CAAS_Psat_ZW6_1.0, whole genome shotgun sequence window:
- the LOC127081580 gene encoding uncharacterized protein LOC127081580, which yields MNTLIIDCCEVHDEENLSISIATLVNLTIRMIPSYNYKFELSTPNLQSFDFTDNPVQKLSESRNNLSSIKHVNIDVQIRLSLENYPLILLNWLTELALIESLTVSSSTLEILYLVPDLWNIDFYYLRKLKSLKIKKYGPSSIPHGIDDFLLQNAPSAEKSIIDL from the exons ATGAATACTTTGATCATTGATTGTTGTGAAGTTCATGATGAAGAGAACCTCTCCATATCAATTGCCACTCTTGTTAATTTAACAATAAGAATGATTCCAAGTTACAATTACAAATTTGAGTTATCTACCCCAAATCTGCAGAGCTTTGATTTTACCGACAATCCTGTTCAGAAACTTAGCGAAAGCCGTAACAATCTCTCTTCTATCAAACATGTAAATATTGATGTACAAATAAGGTTATCCTTAGAAAATTATCCTTTGATTCTACTCAATTGGCTAACCGAACTTGCTCTTATCGAATCATTGACAGTCTCTTCAAGTACTCTTGAG ATTCTCTACTTAGTTCCAGATTtatggaatattgatttctatTACCTACGGAAGTTGAAGTCATTGAAAATAAAAAAGTACGGACCTTCATCAATACCTCATGGAATAGACGACTTCTTGCTTCAAAATGCACCGTCTGCAGAGAAATCTATCATAGATTTGTGA